A stretch of the Nothobranchius furzeri strain GRZ-AD chromosome 5, NfurGRZ-RIMD1, whole genome shotgun sequence genome encodes the following:
- the plekhg6 gene encoding uncharacterized protein plekhg6 isoform X1: protein MTVFVISLSSNMSQINNGGGDNGPLMEELILRRDSLNGEKQKDAETREPDAADGTLPADVNFNRRGSTEKKSIQGTIQRKAKQKVGTLSKGGNKLKRPVQSLFNQGVPEKTSEERVQLDLLKQHLEALSLPPDLKWKWEQNNGSTLEKEWTDLVASHATMAKMQRNQQAALWEFISTELSYINKLKIIKDLVIAALVFLHQRDFLQEVTPELLFSNLPSILQAHQQFWLEVLYPMLQEVRRTGKPFDPTRLEPGCLQFHERFSAYHDYCWEEENNLEFTRRQMESNPLFNAFVQWVEDQPQCERMRLGDMQAKPHQRITKYPLLLKSVLENTQQPHMELTLRAMLSSVNRFLEGINHYMQVKDDEYALSISAQRVEGYEVEGINEEIDKLVREICQFDLTCSISGVGSEVIRKLLLEENLKVRGRKDSKLELVALLFSDVLLLTKVQKKVERLKVARPPLALDRTSCVALKDGNSFALVEVGELKCAMNVIILVASSPERCSLWVSSIQQAKENLMNLREQEKYRVDSLKELERKTKPAADVTTNDTKPEEKPPPPPPPPKKTLMDELNDVLKMNLLLNGFAEPERTQSSEEVPANDTGGTLRNSPRVSQKSGQKTNLGRKPAFKGLEWIEMARRDQVLNKFEDEDKIIETPMVMWKYVGQNSSRVNPATPNKPAEPLRLPTARPPKLPDEIPDIDYPTDEENTLKLPNKPQISTEKFLKPSVDRKFLLRSNSDLQLVTSDIRRSSLTSQSGDLESLEVRGFPQNLKSPVLRKRRPGSTNPSPANQTSKPFSQDLGQSVSASNSSSNSDSDCNSDYKRISLPVVFVSDSQQAPKVGPKPSQPNKGASTDVRNVSESTEPEVNPQISRPSLRGMRSASSPNMLSDGRLPVTPTRTYQSPQEEDPPGLGFNSTSYVSPVEGLLERAKERGKSGIKRDMNPASPRSNHQARVTSNNPSPSPTPSDEDRNAEEGEVGIRRRRALTVSTRWKEQLVDGDEDDRSTVFLDGENVDWPGWCFDDEEVLNYLSPRSQGLPEGSSRSPANWVHLESHDDGECSQV from the exons ATGACTGTGTTTGTCATCAGCCTTTCCTCAAACATGTCGCAAATCAACAACGGAGGAGGGGACAACGGGCCACTGATGGAGGAACTGATACTGAGGAGAGACAGTTTGAATGGAGAGAAGCAGAAGGATGCAGAAACCCGAGAGCCGGATGCTGCTGATGGGACGTTGCCTGCAGACGTAAACTTCAACCGCAGGGGCTCAACGGAGAAAAAGTCCATCCAGGGAACAATCCAG AGGAAAGCCAAGCAGAAGGTTGGAACATTGAGTAAAGGAGGAAACAAGTTGAAAAGACCGGTCCAGTCCCTGTTCAACCAGGGAGTGCCTGAAAAAACGTCTGAG GAGCGAGTTCAGCTGGATTTGTTGAAGCAGCATTTGGAGGCCCTTAGTTTGCCACCCGACCTGAAATGGAAATGGGAGCAGAATAATGGAAGCACGCTGGAGAAGGAGTGGACAGATTTGGTGGCTTCTCATGCT ACGATGGCTAAGATGCAGAGGAACCAGCAGGCGGCGCTCTGGGAGTTCATTAGCACTGAGCTCAGCTACATCAACAAGCTGAAGATCATCAAAGAC CTGGTTATTGCAGCTCTCGTCTTTCTGCACCAGCGTGACTTTCTCCAGGAG GTGACACCTGAGCTGCTTTTCTCCAACCTCCCCTCCATCCTCCAGGCTCACCAACAGTTCTGGCTAGAAGTTCTTTATCCCATGCTACAGGAAGTACGGCGGACTGGAAAACCTTTTGATCCCACGCGGTTGGAGCCTGGTTGCCTGCAG TTCCACGAGCGTTTCTCTGCTTACCACGATTACTGCTGGGAGGAGGAAAACAATCTTGAATTCACGCGCAGGCAGATGGAGAGCAACCCACTTTTTAATGCTTTTGTGCAG TGGGTGGAAGATCAGCCTCAGTGTGAGCGGATGCGCCTCGGAGACATGCAGGCTAAACCACATCAGAGGATCACTAAGTACCCCCTGCTGCTCAAAAGTGTGCTGGAAAACACGCAGCAACCTCACATGGAGCTCACCCTCAGAGCGATG CTGTCCAGCGTGAACCGGTTTCTGGAAGGTATCAACCACTACATGCAAGTTAAGGATGACGAATATGCACTCTCCATCTCTGCACAGAGGGTGGAGGGGTATGAGGTGGAGGGAATTAATGAAGAAATCGACAAG cttgtcagagAGATCTGCCAGTTCGATCTAACGTGTTCCATCAGTGGAGTGGGTTCTGAAGTCATTCgtaagctgctgctggaggagaacCTGAAGGTTCGAGGCAGAAAGGACAGCAAA CTGGAGCTGGTGGCTCTGCTCTTCTCAGACGTGCTCCTTCTGACTAAAGTCCAGAAGAAGGTTGAGCGGCTGAAGGTGGCTCGACCTCCTCTGGCCCTCGACAGAACCTCCTGCGTTGCACTAAAAGACGGCA ATTCATTTGCTCTGGTGGAAGTCGGTGAGCTCAAGTGTGCTATGAATGTCATCATCCTCGTGGCGAGTTCCCCAGAGAGATGCTCCTTGTGGGTCTCCAGCATCCAACAGGCAAAG GAAAACCTGATGAACCTGAGAGAGCAGGAGAAATACAGAGTGGACAGTTTGAAAGAGCTTGAACGGAAGACCAAACCAGCCGCAGACGTCACGACCAACGACACGAAGCCAGAAGAAaaacctccacctcctcctccacctcccaaAAAGACTCTGATGGATGAACTCAACGATGTTCTGAAAATGAATCTGTTACTAAATGGGTTTGCAGAACCAGAACGAACTCAGTCTTCAGAGGAAGTGCCTGCTAACGACACTGGAGGAACTTTAAGAAACTCCCCGAGGGTTAGCCAGAAATCAGGTCAGAAGACAAATTTGGGTCGGAAGCCAGCTTTTAAAGGACTCGAATGGATAGAAATGGCAAGAAGAGATCAAGTTTTAAACAAGTTTGAGGATGAAGATAAAATAATTGAGACTCCGATGGTGATGTGGAAGTACGTAGGGCAAAATTCTTCAAGAGTCAATCCTGCAACACCCAATAAACCTGCAGAACCCTTGAGGCTCCCCACAGCTAGACCACCCAAACTTCCGGATGAGATACCAGATATCGACTATCCGACAGATGAAGAGAACACTTTAAAACTTCCCAACAAGCCCCAAATCTCCACAGAAAAGTTTCTAAAGCCGTCGGTGGATAGGAAATTTTTATTAAGGAGCAACTCGGATTTGCAGCTTGTGACTTCGGATATCAGGAGAAGCTCCTTAACCAGTCAGTCTGGAGACCTAGAATCTCTAGAGGTCCGTGGCTTCCCACAAAATTTAAAGTCACCCGTCTTACGGAAGAGGAGGCCAGGGAGCACAAATCCGAGTCCCGCTAATCAGACTTCCAAGCCGTTCAGCCAGGACTTGGGTCAATCAGTGTCTGCCTCAAACAGCTCGTCCAATTCGGACTCGGACTGCAACTCGGACTACAAAAGAATCTCTCTTCCTGTTGTCTTTGTCTCCGATTCACAGCAAGCTCCCAAAGTGGGCCCCAAACCGAGCCAACCGAACAAAGGAGCCTCCACAGATGTCCGGAACGTTTCAGAATCCACTGAGCCAGAAGTGAACCCCCAGATATCAAGGCCTAGTTTAAGAGGCATGAGAAGTGCCTCCAGTCCCAACATGCTAAGCGATGGACGGCTCCCTGTGACCCCGACTAGAACGTACCAATCACCCCAAGAAGAGGACCCTCCCGGGTTAGGATTTAATTCCACTTCATACGTCTCTCCTGTGGAGGGCCTTTTAGAGAGGGCCAAGGAAAGGGGGAAAAGTGGAATAAAGAGGGACATGAATCCAGCCAGTCCTAGATCAAACCACCAGGCTCGTGTAACCTCAAATAACCCTTCACCTTCACCCACACCCAGTGACGAAGACAGGAATGCGGAGGAGGGGGAGGTGGGGATAAGGAGACGCAGGGCTCTCACCGTGAGCACGAGATGGAAAGAGCAGCTGGTGGATGGAGATGAGGACGACAGGAG
- the plekhg6 gene encoding uncharacterized protein plekhg6 isoform X2: MSQINNGGGDNGPLMEELILRRDSLNGEKQKDAETREPDAADGTLPADVNFNRRGSTEKKSIQGTIQRKAKQKVGTLSKGGNKLKRPVQSLFNQGVPEKTSEERVQLDLLKQHLEALSLPPDLKWKWEQNNGSTLEKEWTDLVASHATMAKMQRNQQAALWEFISTELSYINKLKIIKDLVIAALVFLHQRDFLQEVTPELLFSNLPSILQAHQQFWLEVLYPMLQEVRRTGKPFDPTRLEPGCLQFHERFSAYHDYCWEEENNLEFTRRQMESNPLFNAFVQWVEDQPQCERMRLGDMQAKPHQRITKYPLLLKSVLENTQQPHMELTLRAMLSSVNRFLEGINHYMQVKDDEYALSISAQRVEGYEVEGINEEIDKLVREICQFDLTCSISGVGSEVIRKLLLEENLKVRGRKDSKLELVALLFSDVLLLTKVQKKVERLKVARPPLALDRTSCVALKDGNSFALVEVGELKCAMNVIILVASSPERCSLWVSSIQQAKENLMNLREQEKYRVDSLKELERKTKPAADVTTNDTKPEEKPPPPPPPPKKTLMDELNDVLKMNLLLNGFAEPERTQSSEEVPANDTGGTLRNSPRVSQKSGQKTNLGRKPAFKGLEWIEMARRDQVLNKFEDEDKIIETPMVMWKYVGQNSSRVNPATPNKPAEPLRLPTARPPKLPDEIPDIDYPTDEENTLKLPNKPQISTEKFLKPSVDRKFLLRSNSDLQLVTSDIRRSSLTSQSGDLESLEVRGFPQNLKSPVLRKRRPGSTNPSPANQTSKPFSQDLGQSVSASNSSSNSDSDCNSDYKRISLPVVFVSDSQQAPKVGPKPSQPNKGASTDVRNVSESTEPEVNPQISRPSLRGMRSASSPNMLSDGRLPVTPTRTYQSPQEEDPPGLGFNSTSYVSPVEGLLERAKERGKSGIKRDMNPASPRSNHQARVTSNNPSPSPTPSDEDRNAEEGEVGIRRRRALTVSTRWKEQLVDGDEDDRSTVFLDGENVDWPGWCFDDEEVLNYLSPRSQGLPEGSSRSPANWVHLESHDDGECSQV, encoded by the exons ATGTCGCAAATCAACAACGGAGGAGGGGACAACGGGCCACTGATGGAGGAACTGATACTGAGGAGAGACAGTTTGAATGGAGAGAAGCAGAAGGATGCAGAAACCCGAGAGCCGGATGCTGCTGATGGGACGTTGCCTGCAGACGTAAACTTCAACCGCAGGGGCTCAACGGAGAAAAAGTCCATCCAGGGAACAATCCAG AGGAAAGCCAAGCAGAAGGTTGGAACATTGAGTAAAGGAGGAAACAAGTTGAAAAGACCGGTCCAGTCCCTGTTCAACCAGGGAGTGCCTGAAAAAACGTCTGAG GAGCGAGTTCAGCTGGATTTGTTGAAGCAGCATTTGGAGGCCCTTAGTTTGCCACCCGACCTGAAATGGAAATGGGAGCAGAATAATGGAAGCACGCTGGAGAAGGAGTGGACAGATTTGGTGGCTTCTCATGCT ACGATGGCTAAGATGCAGAGGAACCAGCAGGCGGCGCTCTGGGAGTTCATTAGCACTGAGCTCAGCTACATCAACAAGCTGAAGATCATCAAAGAC CTGGTTATTGCAGCTCTCGTCTTTCTGCACCAGCGTGACTTTCTCCAGGAG GTGACACCTGAGCTGCTTTTCTCCAACCTCCCCTCCATCCTCCAGGCTCACCAACAGTTCTGGCTAGAAGTTCTTTATCCCATGCTACAGGAAGTACGGCGGACTGGAAAACCTTTTGATCCCACGCGGTTGGAGCCTGGTTGCCTGCAG TTCCACGAGCGTTTCTCTGCTTACCACGATTACTGCTGGGAGGAGGAAAACAATCTTGAATTCACGCGCAGGCAGATGGAGAGCAACCCACTTTTTAATGCTTTTGTGCAG TGGGTGGAAGATCAGCCTCAGTGTGAGCGGATGCGCCTCGGAGACATGCAGGCTAAACCACATCAGAGGATCACTAAGTACCCCCTGCTGCTCAAAAGTGTGCTGGAAAACACGCAGCAACCTCACATGGAGCTCACCCTCAGAGCGATG CTGTCCAGCGTGAACCGGTTTCTGGAAGGTATCAACCACTACATGCAAGTTAAGGATGACGAATATGCACTCTCCATCTCTGCACAGAGGGTGGAGGGGTATGAGGTGGAGGGAATTAATGAAGAAATCGACAAG cttgtcagagAGATCTGCCAGTTCGATCTAACGTGTTCCATCAGTGGAGTGGGTTCTGAAGTCATTCgtaagctgctgctggaggagaacCTGAAGGTTCGAGGCAGAAAGGACAGCAAA CTGGAGCTGGTGGCTCTGCTCTTCTCAGACGTGCTCCTTCTGACTAAAGTCCAGAAGAAGGTTGAGCGGCTGAAGGTGGCTCGACCTCCTCTGGCCCTCGACAGAACCTCCTGCGTTGCACTAAAAGACGGCA ATTCATTTGCTCTGGTGGAAGTCGGTGAGCTCAAGTGTGCTATGAATGTCATCATCCTCGTGGCGAGTTCCCCAGAGAGATGCTCCTTGTGGGTCTCCAGCATCCAACAGGCAAAG GAAAACCTGATGAACCTGAGAGAGCAGGAGAAATACAGAGTGGACAGTTTGAAAGAGCTTGAACGGAAGACCAAACCAGCCGCAGACGTCACGACCAACGACACGAAGCCAGAAGAAaaacctccacctcctcctccacctcccaaAAAGACTCTGATGGATGAACTCAACGATGTTCTGAAAATGAATCTGTTACTAAATGGGTTTGCAGAACCAGAACGAACTCAGTCTTCAGAGGAAGTGCCTGCTAACGACACTGGAGGAACTTTAAGAAACTCCCCGAGGGTTAGCCAGAAATCAGGTCAGAAGACAAATTTGGGTCGGAAGCCAGCTTTTAAAGGACTCGAATGGATAGAAATGGCAAGAAGAGATCAAGTTTTAAACAAGTTTGAGGATGAAGATAAAATAATTGAGACTCCGATGGTGATGTGGAAGTACGTAGGGCAAAATTCTTCAAGAGTCAATCCTGCAACACCCAATAAACCTGCAGAACCCTTGAGGCTCCCCACAGCTAGACCACCCAAACTTCCGGATGAGATACCAGATATCGACTATCCGACAGATGAAGAGAACACTTTAAAACTTCCCAACAAGCCCCAAATCTCCACAGAAAAGTTTCTAAAGCCGTCGGTGGATAGGAAATTTTTATTAAGGAGCAACTCGGATTTGCAGCTTGTGACTTCGGATATCAGGAGAAGCTCCTTAACCAGTCAGTCTGGAGACCTAGAATCTCTAGAGGTCCGTGGCTTCCCACAAAATTTAAAGTCACCCGTCTTACGGAAGAGGAGGCCAGGGAGCACAAATCCGAGTCCCGCTAATCAGACTTCCAAGCCGTTCAGCCAGGACTTGGGTCAATCAGTGTCTGCCTCAAACAGCTCGTCCAATTCGGACTCGGACTGCAACTCGGACTACAAAAGAATCTCTCTTCCTGTTGTCTTTGTCTCCGATTCACAGCAAGCTCCCAAAGTGGGCCCCAAACCGAGCCAACCGAACAAAGGAGCCTCCACAGATGTCCGGAACGTTTCAGAATCCACTGAGCCAGAAGTGAACCCCCAGATATCAAGGCCTAGTTTAAGAGGCATGAGAAGTGCCTCCAGTCCCAACATGCTAAGCGATGGACGGCTCCCTGTGACCCCGACTAGAACGTACCAATCACCCCAAGAAGAGGACCCTCCCGGGTTAGGATTTAATTCCACTTCATACGTCTCTCCTGTGGAGGGCCTTTTAGAGAGGGCCAAGGAAAGGGGGAAAAGTGGAATAAAGAGGGACATGAATCCAGCCAGTCCTAGATCAAACCACCAGGCTCGTGTAACCTCAAATAACCCTTCACCTTCACCCACACCCAGTGACGAAGACAGGAATGCGGAGGAGGGGGAGGTGGGGATAAGGAGACGCAGGGCTCTCACCGTGAGCACGAGATGGAAAGAGCAGCTGGTGGATGGAGATGAGGACGACAGGAG